The sequence below is a genomic window from Ornithobacterium rhinotracheale.
ACTCACGCCCATATAGCGCATAGCAAAACTATAAATGCTATTTTTCTTGCGCCGCTTAGGCATTTCTCTAAACGGCAAATTCAATGCGTGAAGCCCCTGAATTGAATCTTGAATTAAGGAATTAAACGCCTGTGGCACAAATAGCATCTCACCCGATGGCTTGCGCGGCACCCACTGCGATTGTGCTTTTGTTTTAGCCAAAATATCATTTGCTATGATTTTCAATTCCGTGGTATCAGCAGGGCGCATCTCTTCGAAAATCGGCTTTTTGTAATAATTAAACGCCCATAGGAAATGAAAACTGGCATACATCAGCCCCGTGAGCCATAACATTTTATTGAGGAAGTGAAGCCACTGCCCGTTTCTCTGCACCATAAGTTTTAGCCCACAATAAATGAACTGTATTAAAAATAAGGCTACAAATAAATACACGAAATCCCCCACTGAAAAAAACACCCAACCAAATGCCCGTGTATATAGCGGATAAAAAAAGGCATACCACTGCGTATAAAGCGACTGCGTAAAGAACTCTGAATGCTTTAATGCCCAAATGATTAAATAAATGATTAGCCAAAAATATAAGCCTTTAAGTTTTTTCAAATTTCCCATCATAGCGATTATGCCTGCAAATTTCTTACCTTTGTGCCGCTAAAACAAAAAAAGCATGTCTGTAAACAAAGAAATCAAAAAAATCACAACTGAAATTTTAAGAAACTCAAAAGGGAAAGACAAAATTGCAATGCTCACCGCCTACGACTATACTATGGCTCAATTAGCCGATGCCGGCGGGCTTGATGCCATTTTGGTGGGCGATTCCGCGGCCAATGTGATGGCAGGCTATGAGACTACGCTCCCCATCACATTAGAACAAATGATTTATCACGCGCAGTGTGTGGTGCGTGGCACTTCGCGGGCGCTGGTGGTGGTAGATATGCCCTTTGGCACCTACCAGTCTAACTCTGATAAAGCCTTGGAATCTGCCATTAAAATTATGAAAGAAACCAATGCCCAAGCTGTAAAATTAGAAGGCGGGGCAGAAATTGCAGAAGCCGTGCAAAAAATCGTGCAGGCAGGAATCCCCGTGATGGCACACCTAGGACTCACCCCGCAAAGCATCAACCAGCTGGGAAGCTATGCTCTAAGGGCTAAAAAGGAAAGCGAAGCTCAAAAACTGAAAGAAGACGCCCTTTTGCTACAAAGTTTAGGCGTGTTTGCCTTAGTCTTAGAAAAAATCCCAACGCAATTGGCAAAAGAAGTTACCGAAAGCCTAAACATTCCCACCATTGGGATTGGGGCGGGGGCGCACTGCGATGGGCAAGTCTTGGTATTGCAAGATATGCTTGGTATGAACGAGGGCTTTAAACCCAAATTCCTGCGCCAGTATGCCCACTTAGGCAAGCAAATCACTGGTGCCGTTTCGCAATATGTGCAAGATGTAAAGGCCAACCATTTCCCCAACGAATCCGAAAGCTATTAACCCACACTATGCCCACTGAGCTCAATATTTTATACGAAGACAATCACCTTATCATCGTCAATAAAAAATGTGGCGAATTAGTGCAAGGCGATAAAACAGGCGACAAAAGCCTGCTGGAAGACATCAAAAACTTCATCAAAATCAGAGACCACAAGCCTAGGAATGTATACTTAGGCTTAATCCATCGGCTCGACCGCGTAACCAGTGGCGCCATCGTGTATGCCAAAACAAGCAAAGCCCTCAGCCGAATGAATGAACTCTTTAAAACCCGAAAGGTGGATAAAATATACTGGGCGCTCTGCACACCCCTTGCCCCTACACAACCCACCGAAGGCACACTGACCCATTACCTGAAAAAGAATTCCCGAAACAACACCGTTACCGTGTTTCCGCGCGCTACCGAGGGAGCCAAAAAAGCCGTTTTGCACTACAAATTAATCAAGAAGCTAGACCGCTATTGGCTTTTTGAAATTGAGCTAGAAACTGGGCGCTCGCACCAAATTCGGGCGCAAATGGCAAAGATTGGCGCCACCATCAAAGGCGATTTAAAATACGGCGCCGAACGCTCCAATAAAGATGGAGGCATTCACCTGCACGCGCGGCACCTCCGCTTTCAGCACCCTGTGAGCAAGGAGCAAATCAGCATCACCGCACCACTGCCCCAAGATAATTTATGGCAAGCCTGCGAGCTTTAAGCCTTAGGCTCTATAAAAGTGATTCCAATCCCTATAAGAATAATAAGCCCCCGAGGAGCATCTCGGCCGTGGGCTTTTCGTTTAAAACCAAGTATGCCATCAGTGCCGCAAAAACCGTTTGGCTTAGCAAACTTAACGAAACTCTGGTAGCGTGCATTCGCTTAGTGACATAGCTAATGAGCGCCCACGCAATGAGCTGACAAAACAATCCGCCCAAAAATAGCAAAAGCCAATCACGGCTACTAAACCCCGTGAAACGCTCGTGGCTAAAAAGATTTAGCACCCCCAAAGTAAAACTCGCCGAAAGGCTATTGAGCGCCATATAAGGCAGCACCTCAACCCTTGCAAGCACCAGTTTGGAAAGCACAATGTACACCGAATAAATCAGCGCCGAAAGCAAGCCCATCATAAAATAAATATCTACCGAAAGATTGACAAACACCTCCCAACCAATGAAAACAATCATTCCCACGAAAGCCCCCAACGCGCCTAACCAAAAATTCCGCTTGGGCTTATTGGGCAAAAACAAAAAGGCAAATATGCCCACAAATATCGGGGCTAAATTGGTGAGCAAGGTGGCTTGCGTAACATTGGAGCCCGCAATGGCTAAGTTCCAAAAAAATATGTCTGAGCCAAAAAGCACCCCACACACCAGCGTGCCTATAAGGTATTTACCTTGTGGAATTTTCTCCCTTGGGCTAAAAAACAAAACAGGCAAAAGGCACACAGCAGGCACCAGCACCCGATAAAATGCCGAAATGCTTGCCAAGCCCTCCATATATTTCACCAGTACGGGGTAGGCAGAAATCAATAATATGCCTAAGAGCAAGGCGATACGATGTTTATACACGGCTTTGACTTTTGAATAAATTAGGGCAAAATTACGCGCAATTTTCAGTATAAAAAAGGCTCTGAATGAATATTTCCCTACAAAACAACACCCGCTCACCTTAAGGCATTCGCGCGCACCGCTCGGGCGTATGGCACTACACCACTCACACAGGCGAAGGTGTTTCGCATTAGGCTACGAAGTCCCTTTGCCTTAGGCTAAGGAGGTATTCCCTATCAATAAATGAAAATAAATCATATTTGGGGATTAAGTTTAAATACTTAGGCGATTGCTTTTTTATATATAATAAGGTATCAATAAAAGCGCCTTACCGAGCAATGGTGTATTGCCTTATGCTAACGAGGTGTTCGTTACGGGGCTAACGAGGTGTCTGTCTCGTACTACACGCGAGGGAACACTCGTACTGCACGCGAGAGAACACTCGTACTGCACGCGGGAGGACACTCGTACTACACGCGAGAGAACACTCGTACTGCACGCGGGGGAACACTCGTACTACACGCGGGGGAACACTCGCACTGCACGCGGAGGAACACTCGCACTGCACGCGGGGAACACTTGTGTAATAAAAATAAAAACCGCCATGCGCTTTGCGCACGGCGGTGAAAGTATCTGAACAATCTTAGATTAATTAATTTCGGCAACGCCTCCTGCTAGGGTTGGCCACCCTGGGTTTTGGTAAATCACGGAGTTGTTCGGGTTGCCATCTGGAGCAGCTAGCTGCAATTCCTCAAAGGCTATTGGCTCATAGTAGTGAGCTTTTACCCAAGTGTAGCCCTCATAGAATCGGTTGTCTGATTTGATTCTGTAAATGTAGAAGTATGGGCCGATATCTGGGCTAGACATATTGGGGGATTTGGCAGGCTCGTATCTGAGGTCTGAGAAGTTTTTAAGCTCATTGCTGTTTAGCACACCAGGCTGTAACCACTCCCAGATTTTAATGCCTCGCACTTGGTAGTTTTTCACTTGGTCTAGTGCGCGCCATCTTTTCAGGTCGTCCATACGCAAGCCTTCTGCTACAAGCTCGCAGCGTCTCTCGCGGCGAATGTTGTAGAGGGTAACCTCTACTTTTTGCCCTGCGGAGTACACGGCAA
It includes:
- a CDS encoding DUF3810 domain-containing protein, which codes for MKKLKGLYFWLIIYLIIWALKHSEFFTQSLYTQWYAFFYPLYTRAFGWVFFSVGDFVYLFVALFLIQFIYCGLKLMVQRNGQWLHFLNKMLWLTGLMYASFHFLWAFNYYKKPIFEEMRPADTTELKIIANDILAKTKAQSQWVPRKPSGEMLFVPQAFNSLIQDSIQGLHALNLPFREMPKRRKKNSIYSFAMRYMGVSGYYNPFTAEAQITQGLPSVSQPFTMAHEQAHQMGYAFESEANFVGYLACVQSPSPALRYAANYKALRYVLRAIYPKDSMFVKEKIRAYSPGMQADYQAELDYFNKYNSAADKVFSAMNHQYLKANNQAEGLESYGKFVALLVEYYRLQKP
- the panB gene encoding 3-methyl-2-oxobutanoate hydroxymethyltransferase, with amino-acid sequence MSVNKEIKKITTEILRNSKGKDKIAMLTAYDYTMAQLADAGGLDAILVGDSAANVMAGYETTLPITLEQMIYHAQCVVRGTSRALVVVDMPFGTYQSNSDKALESAIKIMKETNAQAVKLEGGAEIAEAVQKIVQAGIPVMAHLGLTPQSINQLGSYALRAKKESEAQKLKEDALLLQSLGVFALVLEKIPTQLAKEVTESLNIPTIGIGAGAHCDGQVLVLQDMLGMNEGFKPKFLRQYAHLGKQITGAVSQYVQDVKANHFPNESESY
- a CDS encoding RluA family pseudouridine synthase, with translation MPTELNILYEDNHLIIVNKKCGELVQGDKTGDKSLLEDIKNFIKIRDHKPRNVYLGLIHRLDRVTSGAIVYAKTSKALSRMNELFKTRKVDKIYWALCTPLAPTQPTEGTLTHYLKKNSRNNTVTVFPRATEGAKKAVLHYKLIKKLDRYWLFEIELETGRSHQIRAQMAKIGATIKGDLKYGAERSNKDGGIHLHARHLRFQHPVSKEQISITAPLPQDNLWQACEL
- a CDS encoding DMT family transporter; its protein translation is MYKHRIALLLGILLISAYPVLVKYMEGLASISAFYRVLVPAVCLLPVLFFSPREKIPQGKYLIGTLVCGVLFGSDIFFWNLAIAGSNVTQATLLTNLAPIFVGIFAFLFLPNKPKRNFWLGALGAFVGMIVFIGWEVFVNLSVDIYFMMGLLSALIYSVYIVLSKLVLARVEVLPYMALNSLSASFTLGVLNLFSHERFTGFSSRDWLLLFLGGLFCQLIAWALISYVTKRMHATRVSLSLLSQTVFAALMAYLVLNEKPTAEMLLGGLLFL